Proteins encoded within one genomic window of Luteitalea sp.:
- a CDS encoding TIM barrel protein: protein MRHRMNRRTFTKALGAALGAASLPLSGTAQAGKLQIGCTSLIWGAVPRTPENLAPAVADMDSLGFHKFETFAAILEDWDKKDTLQALLDKYRIPLVSAYSSVQVIDPSKRKETLADLVQRGKVLKKYGGRFAVLSANGVERQGYNFKEHRPNIVSALNEYGLAMNDIGLGAGLHQHTNTAIETRDETYAVMEAVNTDHFKFAPDVGQLQKGGADAAQVVKDFLPITVHMHLKDYVGGEHFAGYCPLGQGKVDLKAILEMVDAANPTANIMVELDGSKNAPYTPRETAEISKAYLQKLGFTFRA, encoded by the coding sequence ATGAGACACAGGATGAATCGCCGGACCTTCACCAAGGCGCTGGGCGCTGCGCTTGGCGCGGCGAGCCTGCCGCTCTCGGGTACGGCGCAAGCGGGTAAGCTCCAGATCGGCTGCACGTCGCTCATCTGGGGTGCCGTCCCGCGCACGCCGGAAAATCTCGCTCCAGCCGTCGCGGACATGGACAGCCTCGGTTTTCACAAGTTCGAGACCTTCGCCGCCATCCTCGAGGACTGGGACAAGAAAGACACACTCCAAGCGCTCCTCGACAAGTACCGCATCCCGCTGGTCTCCGCGTACTCATCGGTCCAAGTGATCGATCCTTCCAAGCGAAAGGAGACGCTGGCGGACCTGGTCCAGCGAGGCAAGGTCCTCAAGAAATACGGCGGCCGTTTTGCCGTGCTCTCCGCCAACGGCGTCGAGCGACAGGGCTACAACTTCAAGGAGCACCGCCCAAACATCGTGTCCGCCCTGAACGAGTATGGACTGGCGATGAACGATATCGGGCTGGGAGCCGGCCTGCACCAGCACACGAACACCGCGATCGAGACGCGAGACGAGACATACGCCGTCATGGAGGCGGTCAACACCGATCACTTCAAGTTCGCGCCAGATGTGGGCCAGCTGCAAAAGGGCGGTGCCGATGCGGCCCAAGTCGTGAAGGACTTCCTCCCCATCACCGTCCACATGCATCTGAAGGACTACGTCGGCGGGGAACACTTTGCCGGCTACTGCCCATTGGGCCAGGGCAAGGTCGACCTGAAGGCGATTCTCGAGATGGTCGACGCCGCGAATCCCACTGCCAACATCATGGTGGAGCTGGACGGCTCGAAGAACGCGCCGTACACGCCGCGAGAGACCGCAGAGATCAGCAAGGCGTATCTGCAGAAGCTGGGATTCACGTTCCGCGCCTGA
- a CDS encoding 2-oxo acid dehydrogenase subunit E2, producing the protein MATPVELPKLGNTVDECLVSKWIRQKGDVVATGDIVVEIETDKANFEVTAPVDGTVLETFFEEGSLVPVFTNLFVIGEDGESAVEFRPQSAGLAPSDGPDTQTGAPSSEPPAASTLSVSTAAVTPADHMAPLSPRARRFAQEHDFHPSNVAGSGPGGRVLEEDLRRAYSATAVTQASSPSAVAQASRRASTVSSPPKNQARRGVRDAIARRMRESLASTAQYTMHTSADAGGLLTLRARIKASTTLPDITIGDLVTFCTIRALVDVPALNQELVDGELVEHAEIHIGFACDTPRGLLVPVVRNAHTLPISRLALQMKTLTAQALEGTIRPDDLSGGTFTISNLGSLGIEWFTPLINPPQVAILGVDAIQLKPVRREGRVALIDVIGLSLTCDHQVIDGAPGARFLQVLRDKVESVEKVGRDLGI; encoded by the coding sequence ATGGCCACACCAGTTGAATTACCCAAGCTTGGCAACACGGTCGACGAGTGCTTGGTGAGCAAGTGGATTAGACAGAAAGGCGACGTTGTCGCCACGGGGGACATCGTCGTCGAGATCGAGACGGACAAGGCAAACTTCGAGGTCACCGCTCCGGTCGACGGTACGGTGCTGGAGACCTTCTTCGAAGAGGGCTCGCTCGTCCCGGTCTTCACGAACCTCTTCGTCATTGGCGAGGACGGGGAGAGCGCTGTAGAGTTCCGACCACAGTCGGCCGGCTTGGCGCCTTCCGACGGGCCAGACACGCAGACTGGCGCGCCCTCGTCGGAGCCGCCGGCAGCATCGACGCTCTCTGTGTCGACCGCAGCTGTAACTCCAGCAGATCACATGGCCCCGCTCAGCCCCCGCGCGCGGCGTTTTGCCCAGGAGCACGACTTTCATCCATCGAACGTCGCTGGGTCCGGTCCGGGCGGAAGGGTGCTCGAGGAAGACCTGCGCCGCGCGTACTCCGCAACCGCCGTAACGCAGGCCTCCTCCCCGTCGGCCGTAGCGCAGGCCTCGAGGCGTGCCTCGACCGTATCGTCCCCACCGAAGAACCAGGCGCGGCGCGGCGTGCGCGACGCCATCGCCCGCCGCATGCGGGAGTCTCTCGCGTCCACGGCGCAGTACACGATGCACACGTCGGCGGACGCGGGCGGGCTCCTGACGCTGCGCGCCCGTATCAAGGCGTCAACCACCCTGCCGGATATTACGATCGGCGACCTGGTCACCTTCTGCACGATCAGGGCGCTCGTCGACGTGCCAGCCCTCAATCAGGAGCTCGTCGACGGCGAGCTCGTGGAGCACGCAGAGATACATATCGGCTTCGCGTGCGACACACCCAGGGGGCTGCTGGTTCCGGTGGTCCGGAACGCGCATACGTTGCCGATCAGCCGGTTGGCCCTCCAGATGAAGACGCTCACCGCGCAGGCGCTCGAGGGAACCATCAGGCCCGATGATCTGTCTGGCGGGACGTTCACGATTAGCAACCTGGGCAGCCTCGGAATCGAGTGGTTCACCCCGCTCATCAACCCGCCGCAGGTGGCAATTCTCGGCGTGGACGCCATTCAGCTCAAGCCAGTGCGGCGCGAGGGGAGAGTGGCGCTCATCGACGTCATCGGTCTGTCGCTCACCTGTGACCATCAGGTCATC
- a CDS encoding SDR family oxidoreductase gives MSKPTRRRARSWPADGKEVTLKLESKIALVTGAARGIGRGIAEVFAAEGANVAVNDVTNMPLAEEVAAGIRAVGRRAVTCRADVANRSDVEPMIERVWKELGPIDILVNNAGIETIVPFLELTDEQWTRLVDVNLRGAWLCSQVFCRRAIAEGRTGSIVHIGSIQAGKVLPGRTHYAPTKLGLEALTRNMSAEVTPQGIRVNCVHPGLIDTPMTEWVMKNPELLPGVLAQISIGRAGSPREIGTVAAFLASDEASYLTGQSVYVDGGWQGK, from the coding sequence ATCTCGAAGCCGACACGACGCCGAGCGCGAAGCTGGCCGGCAGACGGTAAGGAGGTCACTCTGAAGCTCGAAAGCAAAATTGCGCTTGTGACAGGGGCGGCTCGCGGCATAGGTCGTGGCATCGCCGAGGTCTTCGCCGCGGAAGGCGCCAATGTCGCGGTGAACGACGTCACCAACATGCCGCTGGCCGAGGAAGTGGCGGCAGGGATCCGTGCCGTGGGCCGCCGTGCTGTCACGTGTAGAGCCGACGTGGCGAACCGTTCGGACGTGGAGCCGATGATCGAGCGAGTCTGGAAGGAGCTCGGGCCGATCGACATCCTCGTGAACAACGCCGGGATCGAAACGATCGTCCCGTTCCTGGAGCTCACCGATGAGCAATGGACGCGGCTGGTGGACGTGAACTTGCGCGGCGCCTGGCTCTGCTCGCAGGTCTTCTGCCGACGCGCAATCGCGGAAGGCCGTACGGGCAGCATCGTTCACATCGGCTCGATTCAAGCCGGCAAGGTGCTGCCGGGACGCACGCACTACGCACCCACCAAGCTCGGTCTCGAAGCGCTGACGCGCAACATGTCGGCCGAGGTGACACCGCAGGGGATCCGGGTCAACTGCGTGCATCCCGGCCTCATCGACACGCCGATGACCGAGTGGGTCATGAAGAACCCGGAGCTGCTGCCGGGCGTGCTCGCGCAGATCTCGATCGGCCGCGCCGGCTCCCCGCGCGAGATCGGCACCGTCGCGGCGTTCCTCGCGTCCGACGAGGCGAGCTACCTCACCGGGCAGTCGGTCTACGTCGACGGCGGTTGGCAAGGCAAATGA